The Gemmatimonadales bacterium nucleotide sequence GCCCCGGGTGCTCGGTGGCCATGGAGCAGCGCTGCCCCAATTGCGGCGGCGAGCTGGTGCGGCGTCCGCGCCGGGTGGCCGGCTGAGCCCGCAGATGCTCGCGTTCACCCGCGAGGTCAGCCCCGCTATCGCCGATTGCGAGCTGACCCATCTGGTCCGCCAGCCGATCGACGTGAAGACGGCCGCGCGGCAGCACGAGAGTTACGAGCGCTGCCTCACCGAGCTGGGCTGCCGGGTGTGCCGGGTGCCCGGCGGCAGGGACAAGGCGGATGGCGTCTTCATCGAAGACACGGCCGTAGTGCTCGACGAGCTGGCGGTGATCACCCGGCCAGGCGCCGAGTCGCGCCGAGCGGAGACGGCGGACGTGGCGGACGCGTTGCGGCTGCACCGGCCGCTGCTCAGCATCGAGCCGCCGGGCACTCTCGACGGGGGAGACGTGCTGCGGGTCGGACGCTCGGTCTATGTGGGCCTCTCCTCCCGCACTAACCTGGACGGGATCCGCCAGCTGGCCCGTCACCTGGCGCCGTTGGGCTATGGGGTGTCTACGGTCGAAGTATCGGGCGCTCTCCATCTCAAGTCGGCCGTCAGCGAGGTCGCCGAGCGGACGCTCCTGATCAACCGGGATTGGGTACGGCCGGAGACCTTTCCGGGGCTGGAGCTCATCCCAGTCGATCCAGCCGAGCCGTTCGGAGGGAATGCGCTCCAGATCGGCGGGACCGTGATCTACCCGTCGGCGTTTCCTCGAACTCGAACCACGCTTGAGTCCCGCGGCATTTCCGTCCGAACGGTGGACGCGTCGGAGCTCGCCAAGGCGGAAGGCGGCGTCACCTGCTGCAGCCTGATCCTTCGGGAAGCAAGCGAGCGATGAGCCCCGGACGCAGTGGCACGCCGCACTACGCCTGGCTCGTCCTCGGCGTCACTTTCGTGGTGCTGCTCGCCGCCGCCGGCGTCCGGGCCACGCCTGCGGTGCTGATCATCCCGCTGGAGCAGGAGTTCGGCTGGTCGCGCTCGACCATCGCGCTCGCCATCTCGGTGAACATCCTGCTGTACGGGCTCATGGGACCGTTCGCCGGCGCGCTCATGCAGCGGCTGGGCATCCGGCGGACGACCCTGGTCGCGCTCGCCCTGCTCGCACTCGGCGTGAGTCTCTCCACCCTGGTGAGCCAGCCGTGGCAGCTGGTGCTGCTGTGGGGCGTGGTAGTGGGCATCGGCAGCGGGATGGCGGCGCTGGTCCTCGGGGCCACCGTGGCGAACCGCTGGTTCCGTGCACGGCGGGGCCTCGCGATGGGACTGCTCACGGCCAGCGCGGCGACGGGACAGCTCGTCTTCCTGCCGCTCCTCGCCTCGATCATCCAGCACTACGGCTGGCGACCAGCGGTGCTCACGGTGGCAGGCGCCGTGGCGCTCGCGGCGCCCCTGGTGGCCCTGTTCCTCCGGGAGCGTCCGCGTGACCTGGGCCTGGCCCCCTACGGCGCCTCGGCGCTGGACCCGCAGCCGGCGTCGAGCGGCAACCCCGCGCGCGCGGCGGTCATGGCCCTGGCCCAAGGCGCCCGTTCCCGGGACTTCTGGCTGCTCTTCGCGACCTTCTTCATCTGCGGGGCCTCGACCAACGGACTCATCGGCACCCACCTGATCCCCGCGGCGCACGACCACGGCATCCCCGAAGTCCGGGCGGCGAGCATGCTGGCGCTGATGGGAATGTTCGACCTGGTAGGAACGACCGGCGCGGGCTGGCTGTCCGACCGCTGGAGCAGCCGGCACCTGCTCGCCTGGTACTACGGGTTGCGCGGGCTGTCGCTCTTCTATTTGCCGTTCGCGCTGGCGGGCCATGACGCGGGGATCTGGGTCTTTGCGGTGTGGTACGGCCTGGACTGGATCGCCACGGTGCCGCCCACGCTCCGGCTCGCAACCGACGCGTTCGGAGCGGAGCGCGCTCCCGTCATGTTCGGCTGGATCGCGGCGGGACATCAGGTCGGAGCCGCCCTCACCGCCTATTCCGCCGCCTGGGTGCGGACCACGGTGGGCGACTATCGTCCGGCGTTCTGGGCATCCGCCGGCCTCTGCCTGGTGGCCGCGGCTCTGGCCCTCCGGGTGGGCACGACGGCGGGCGGCCGCCGTGGGTACCGGGTCGCGCCGGAGCCCGCAGCCGTACCCGAGCTGTGAAACCTCAGCCCGCCAGCGCCGGCATCCGCTCCTCCGGAACTTCCGCCCTGGGCGCCTCATCGCGCCGCTTCCGTCCGCTGGCCCACGACTGGAACGCGTCGAGATAGGTGTACACCACCGGCGTGATGTACAGCGTGATGATCTGCGAAAAGGCGAGTCCGCCCACTACCGCCACGCCAAGGGGCCGCCGCGACTCGGCACCCGCGCCGGCGCCCAGCGCGATGGGCAAGGTGCCCATGAGCGCGGCACAAGTGGTCATCATGATCGGCCGGAATCGCACGCTCGCCGCTTCCAGGATGGCCGCGCGGGCACTCTTGTGCTCCTGGCGCTCCGCCTCGATGGCGAAGTCGATCATCATGATCGCGTTCTTCTTGACCAGCCCGATGAGCATGATGATGCCCACGAACGCGTAGACGCTGAGGTCGAGCTGAAAGATGACCAGCACGAGCAGGGCGCCGAACCCCGCGAAGGGAAGCCCCGAGAGAATCGTGAGCGGGTGGACGAAGCTCTCGTAGAGAATGCCGAGGACGAGGTAGATCACCACGATCGCGAGCACCAGCAGGATCAGCAGCCCCTGCTGGGCCGACTGGAAGGCCTGGGCGGTTCCCGAGAAGCTGGTGCCGATGCTCGCGGGCAGCGACTGGCGGGCCAGCCGATCCACCTGGCTCACCGCCGCGCCCAGCGATGTGCCGGGCGCGAGATTGAACGAGAGCGTCACCGACGGAAGCTGCCCCGAATGGTTTACCGTCAGCGGACCGGTGGAGGGGGTCACCTGCGCCAGGCTCCCCAGCGGCACCGGAACGCCGTTCCGCCCGGTGATGTGCAGCAGGTTGAGGGCCGACAGGTCGCGCTGGTATTGCGGCAGCAGCTCCATCACCACCCAGTACTGGTCGTTGGGGGTGAAGATGGTGCTCACCTGCCGGGCGCCATAGGCGTCGTACAGCGCGCTCTCGATGGTGTTCACGTCGATGCCGAGGGCGGCGGCGCGGTCGCGGGCGATGGTCACCTGCACCTGGGGGTTCTTGACCTGCAGATCGCTGGTGATGTCGGTCAGCCCGTTCACCTCGTGGAGCTTCTGCTCCATGGTGCCGGCCGCCTGGTACAGCGTGCCGATATCCGACCCCTGCAGGGTGAACTGATACTGACTCTTGGAGGAGCGCCCGCCGATATTGATCACCGGCGGATTGGTGAGGTAGACCCGCATCCCCGGCACCGCGGCGAGCTTCTGTGTCAGTGACCGGGCCACCGCGTCCGCGTCCATCGAACGCTGGGCGCGCGGCTTGAGGTGGATCAGCAGGCGGCCCTGGTTGGTGGTGGTGTTTCGCCCGCCACCGCCCACCGCCGACATGAAGCCCTCGACGTTGCGATCCTCCTTCACGATCGCGGCCGCGGCCCGCTGGTGCTGCACCATGTTGTCGAAGCTGGTGCCTTCGGCCGTCTCCGTGGTCCCGAACAGCTGGCCCTGGTCCTCGCTGGGGATGAACCCCTTGGGCACCACGAGCCCCAGGAGCACCGTCCCCACCAGGATGAGCCCGCTGAATGCCATCGCCAGTCCCCGCCGGTCCATCACCCAGGCGAGGCTCCGCTCATACCCGGAGAGCGCCCCCTCCCAGACCCGCTCGCTCATCTGGTAGAGTCGGCCGTGCCGCTCGTTCGCCTCCGCCGGCTTGAGCCAGCGGCTGCAGAGCATCGGGGTGAGGGTGAGCGAGACGAAGCCGGAGACCAGGATGGCCACCGCGATGGTGACCGCGAACTCCTGGAACAGCCGCCCGATCAGCCCGCCGAGAAACAGCACCGGGATGAACACGGCCACCAGCGAGAGGGTCATCGAGATCACGGTGAAGCCGATCTCCCGGCTGCCGGCCAGCGCCGCCTCCATCACGCTCTCCCCCCGCTCGATGTGACGCACGATGTTCTCCAGCACCACGATCGCGTCGTCCACTACGAAGCCCACGGCCAGCGTGAGCGCCATCAGCGAGAGGTTGTCGAGGCTGTAGTCCAGCAGGTACATCACCGCGAAGGTGCCCACCAGCGACATCGGCAGGGCCAGGCTGGGGATGATCGTGGCCCGGAGGTTCCGGAGAAAGAGGAAGATCACCAGCACCACCAGGCAGAGCGCGAGGAAGAGGGTGAACTTGACGTCGCTCACCGACTGCTCGATGGATTGGGACCGGTCGTACAGCGTGGAGACGTCCACCGACGCCGGCAGATCCGGCCGGAGCTTGGCCAGCTCGGCTTTCACCCGCTGCGCCACGGCCACGGTGTTGGTGCCGGGCTGGCGCTGAATGGCGAGCACGATGGCCCGGTCGCCGTTGAACCAGCTTGCCTGCTTGGTATCCTGGACGCTGTCCACCACCCGGCCCAGGTCCCTGAGCCGGACCGGCGCGCCATCGCGATAGGCCACCGCCAGCGCGCCGAAGTCCGCCGCGTTGTTGAGCTGCCCGTTGGACTCGACGGAATAGGCCTTATCCGTACCCCAGAGCGTGCCGGTCGGCAGGTTCACGTTCCCGTTCTGTACCGCCAGGGAGACCTCGTCGATGCCGATGCCACGGGCCGCGAGCGCCTGGGGGTCGAGCTGGATGCGCACTGCGTATTTCTGCGACCCGTAGACCTGCACCTGAGCCACCCCGTCGATGGTGGACAGGCGCTGGGCCAGGGTGTTCTCCGCGTACTCGTCGAGCTGGGAGAGCGAAAGCGTTGTGGTGCGGAGCGCGAAATACAGGATCGGGCTGGCAGAGGGGTCGACCTTCTGGTAGCTCGGCGGCAGCATGTCCTGGGGCAGGGTGCGCTGGGTCTTGGAGATGGCGGATTGAACGTCCTGCGCCGCATCGTCGATATTGCGGCTCAGGGCGAACTGCAGGGTGATCGACGTGCTCCCCTGACTGCTGGTGGAGGTCATCGCGGTGACCCCGGGGATGGTCGAGAACTGTTTCTCCAGCGGCGTGGCCACCGAGGCGGCCATCGTTTCCGGACTCGCCCCCGGCAGGCTGGCGCTCACCGACACCGTGGGGTAGTCCACGGTGGGAAGGTCGCTCACCG carries:
- a CDS encoding N(G),N(G)-dimethylarginine dimethylaminohydrolase, with the translated sequence MLAFTREVSPAIADCELTHLVRQPIDVKTAARQHESYERCLTELGCRVCRVPGGRDKADGVFIEDTAVVLDELAVITRPGAESRRAETADVADALRLHRPLLSIEPPGTLDGGDVLRVGRSVYVGLSSRTNLDGIRQLARHLAPLGYGVSTVEVSGALHLKSAVSEVAERTLLINRDWVRPETFPGLELIPVDPAEPFGGNALQIGGTVIYPSAFPRTRTTLESRGISVRTVDASELAKAEGGVTCCSLILREASER
- a CDS encoding MFS transporter; its protein translation is MSPGRSGTPHYAWLVLGVTFVVLLAAAGVRATPAVLIIPLEQEFGWSRSTIALAISVNILLYGLMGPFAGALMQRLGIRRTTLVALALLALGVSLSTLVSQPWQLVLLWGVVVGIGSGMAALVLGATVANRWFRARRGLAMGLLTASAATGQLVFLPLLASIIQHYGWRPAVLTVAGAVALAAPLVALFLRERPRDLGLAPYGASALDPQPASSGNPARAAVMALAQGARSRDFWLLFATFFICGASTNGLIGTHLIPAAHDHGIPEVRAASMLALMGMFDLVGTTGAGWLSDRWSSRHLLAWYYGLRGLSLFYLPFALAGHDAGIWVFAVWYGLDWIATVPPTLRLATDAFGAERAPVMFGWIAAGHQVGAALTAYSAAWVRTTVGDYRPAFWASAGLCLVAAALALRVGTTAGGRRGYRVAPEPAAVPEL
- a CDS encoding efflux RND transporter permease subunit; its protein translation is MNFTGLFIRRPVMTTLVMAGILIFGIVAYRLLPVSDLPTVDYPTVSVSASLPGASPETMAASVATPLEKQFSTIPGVTAMTSTSSQGSTSITLQFALSRNIDDAAQDVQSAISKTQRTLPQDMLPPSYQKVDPSASPILYFALRTTTLSLSQLDEYAENTLAQRLSTIDGVAQVQVYGSQKYAVRIQLDPQALAARGIGIDEVSLAVQNGNVNLPTGTLWGTDKAYSVESNGQLNNAADFGALAVAYRDGAPVRLRDLGRVVDSVQDTKQASWFNGDRAIVLAIQRQPGTNTVAVAQRVKAELAKLRPDLPASVDVSTLYDRSQSIEQSVSDVKFTLFLALCLVVLVIFLFLRNLRATIIPSLALPMSLVGTFAVMYLLDYSLDNLSLMALTLAVGFVVDDAIVVLENIVRHIERGESVMEAALAGSREIGFTVISMTLSLVAVFIPVLFLGGLIGRLFQEFAVTIAVAILVSGFVSLTLTPMLCSRWLKPAEANERHGRLYQMSERVWEGALSGYERSLAWVMDRRGLAMAFSGLILVGTVLLGLVVPKGFIPSEDQGQLFGTTETAEGTSFDNMVQHQRAAAAIVKEDRNVEGFMSAVGGGGRNTTTNQGRLLIHLKPRAQRSMDADAVARSLTQKLAAVPGMRVYLTNPPVINIGGRSSKSQYQFTLQGSDIGTLYQAAGTMEQKLHEVNGLTDITSDLQVKNPQVQVTIARDRAAALGIDVNTIESALYDAYGARQVSTIFTPNDQYWVVMELLPQYQRDLSALNLLHITGRNGVPVPLGSLAQVTPSTGPLTVNHSGQLPSVTLSFNLAPGTSLGAAVSQVDRLARQSLPASIGTSFSGTAQAFQSAQQGLLILLVLAIVVIYLVLGILYESFVHPLTILSGLPFAGFGALLVLVIFQLDLSVYAFVGIIMLIGLVKKNAIMMIDFAIEAERQEHKSARAAILEAASVRFRPIMMTTCAALMGTLPIALGAGAGAESRRPLGVAVVGGLAFSQIITLYITPVVYTYLDAFQSWASGRKRRDEAPRAEVPEERMPALAG